The DNA segment atgtaaatgcagGTAAATTAGATTCAAAGTAAACTATTAGGAGCGATTTGAAGCTCAGAGGCAGGCTAACACTTCCCCCCAACGCCGCTTGTCTGATTTCAAACGTCCCTCCGttcaaaacctttaaaaaaatcgCAGCCTCCTATTGGCTGAGGGAATGCTCCGAGCTCGCTCGTCATTGGCTGGAAGGGTGACGTCAGTGAAAGGCCCCCAaagcagcagagggcagcagcagcatcgcTGAGCTCAAAGTTCACATCCACTACACAACaatccatagacatatatacatacatagacatatatacatacatagacatatatacatacatagacatatatacatagacatatatacatagacatatgcAATTTGCTTATCGGCCAACTAGAGGAGTGGAGGATGCCACCACtactctttttaattttctttacaAGCATCTTGAGGGAAAGAAAACCCATGCTAAACTTTTTCGCAGATTTCTCCTCAGCTTTTAATACAATTCAGCCACTCATCTTATACCGCAAATTAGTGTCCCTTTTTAATCTTGATATTGGAATGGTGAAATGGCTCACTGACTTTTTAATAGGTAGGCCTCAGTCAGTTAGGGTTAATAATGTCTTATCCCGAAAGAAGATGACTTCTACAGGTTCTCCACAGGGGTGTGTCCTGTCccctttattgtttattttatatacaaatgACTGTAGGAgtcaacacactgacaggtATTTCTTAAAATTTGCTGACGACACAGTTCTAGTCAGTTTACTCCATGATGGAGAGGTTGACCATGGGCCAGTTACGGCTGACTTTGTGGAGTGGTGTGACAGCCATTACCTCAAGTTAAATGTCCTAAAAACTAAGGACATGGTCATTGATTTTAGGAAAACTCCACATACAGCCCATCTAACCATTATCAAGCAGTGGAGATGGTAGACTCTTATAAATATTTGGGGACAATAATTGATAAAAACTTGACACATGACCTAAATACTTCAGCAATCTGTAAAAAGGGCCTACAGAGATTATACTTTCTGCTTGATCTCATTTTATGGAAACCTGtcggttaaaaacaaaaattgtctGTTCAAAATTGTGAGAGATGCCAACAAGATAATtggcatgcagcagctctgtctctcagagatCTTTGACAGACGAGTCCTACAGAAGGCTCGGTCCATCCTGTCTAGCCCTGACCACCCATTGTTGCaggaatttatttctctgccgtctggacggagatacatgctacctagggcacgaacaaataggtataaattctcctttgttccacatgcaatcaatgcaattaatttgcacaactcttaaattgcactgttcttgtggcacttgtttatcttttatagactttttgccttctgtcacttatattctaacttcatttaggattgtttaaatcaagttttggttgctttactttgcGTCATTGTTCTATGacactgtttgtctatttattgtttgttgtgtaagttgcattgtcactgcaaatcaaatttcccctggaggaacaataaagctctgaactgaactgaactgaactgaactgaaagagctgagaaaacacagagcaatgacTGCAAAGCTTTTACCTCACATGAAAGCACctgtcctgtaaagaaagatgttgaatacagtacatttagCACATGTGGAGTGAGTGAGGCAAAGTTTAAAGTCATCATTTTGCAGTTGCAACCTCAacttcttatttaaaatgtaaaccgTGAAAGTTACTTAGCTTAAAAGACTGATGCAGGAAAAACACGCATGCTCCTTCTCCAAGACGATGCCGTTCAGAAAAAGTAGACTGAAGAAACGACTTGTTAAACCAGCTACAGGGCAGTCCTTCCTCTTCAAAAGTCATCCGGGAATGAGTGctgatctctctttctctctcttatatgCAAATATCTTAAGAACACAGAACCATTTTCATTCTAAAGAGAACTGGAACTGGAActctcatttgcatacattaatattcagcaaatgaaatgtaaataacacctgctgaacagatctaatctttaTAAATCCCCCCAATAAATGTAAGGTGGGAGTAGTTacctaattattattttaaaaaaacattcaaaagacCTAAAGTAAACACCGCTTTATATGATTTGCTGTGTTTGAAACACGTTAATTTTGGTAATTAAGCATGTACGCCTATAGCCTCTGTAACTAGGTATTATTACCAAGGTTTTTAAGATCAAGGCAGAGTATTCAGtgcatattttaatattatgacCATAGACATAATGTGTAAGTAGCATTTCAGTCCGTTGTTAGACTGTCATAAGTTGCTGGGTGCTTGTTGAGTTTTGTTGCAGTGTTAgttataatatttttgttttgttttttgctgtccTTCAACAGCCATCCTTGGGAGACCGTACACCAAGGCTGCGTATGCAGAAGTATCCCAACCCCATGAACCCCAGTGTGATTGGAGTGGATGTTTTGGACAGAGACATTGACAAACAGGACGCCTCCACAGTACAAGACTGCTGAGCACGGAGTGGGGTCTACCGTCTATAGTGAAATCTGTAAGTTTCAAAGCCAAACTGTGTTTAATGTCACATTGGAAGAATGTGCTGTAGCAGCCTTGTAGTTGACCTGGCTTAGGTCACACTTGGACATGTGACTCTGGAGAGAAACACATGACCTGTGTGCTCGTGATCTGGGTGCTTCTCATGGACGTGGTTAATCAAAGCAACATGACATTTGTAATACAAAAAGTATTGGAACAAAgctaagaaaaaacacaatttttctCATCTGTGGCGATTAAATGGTTTAATATGACTATAAACATGACACAACAATCCACATATAACCTGAGTCAGTTATGTACCGGACACGGGTTATGCTTTCCAGCCAGTGAGCGTGACCTTAACCCGCAGGCTATTCCTGTCCAGAGGTATTAGCAGCAGAACCGGCAGTCATGGGTGCCCAGCGAGTTCATGGCTTTGTGCCATGGCTCGTGTTGTACAGAACACTGTAGTAACCATTCCTGTCATGGCTCAGATGTAAACCTGACAGCATGTGATGTAACTTTCCGTCTCTGACAGCTCGGATAAAACTAGAGGTCACTGGAATGGCAATCGGTGACGGAGGCGCCCTTGGATTTATGCAACATGTCATTTGACTTTCTCCAATTTCTTTGGCTGTCTGAAGTTGGTGATGATAAGGCAGGAGAGAGTAATATCCTGCTTCTCAGTCCTGCTTTACCATGAAACATTGGCCAATCAGCTGCTGTACTCTTTGACCTACGCTTGGTGTCTGAGACAGGGTTGTAGTCAGTCATGACGTCTATGAATAGCCCTTTTAAACTTCCAGGCAGACTGTCCAGTTGATTGATAGCATATCCACGTAACCCTTAATCAGATTGTCCCAAAGTAATCACTCCTGAGCTTCAGTGCATGCGTGTTAAAGTAGATGTTTATGAAGGTGTCTTCCTTTGTTTGCCTCTGTGCTATTCGAATACATTagcttttccattttttttttacttttatttatttgacaactGCGACTTGAAATCTTAAGACTGTATTTGAATATTATTCCTTGAATCAATCAGTGCTTTAGAGCCTTATGGGAATTATAGTTgtgaaagcaaaaaataaaaagattttctgTCATTGATTAATCCaagaaacttgtttttattcctACTCAAGCTGTATATGAGTCAGGTGAAACATGAGATTCATTTAGATGTCAAATGTAACTTTATAAGTTGTGGTTCCGTGGAGCTGACACGTTCCGATTGCTGCATATAATTCATCTTGACCTCCAGCTTTTCCTCTAAAGCCTGTGAAATTGTACTTCCGGTTATTTAACGGAGGTCAATAGTGATTTGTTATTTTGCATAAAGGACATGAAGCTTTGTGTACTTTTTGGATTGCCAAACTACAAAAGGGCAAATTTAATTATtagataaataacaaataaaaggaACCATTTGAAAGGTCAAAATACTGCACAATGGAGAACATTGATAAAACtatgaagaaaaacaattttaGCTGTCCACTTTGTACTAAAGCGTGTTCTATCTTTTGTCTTCAGATCATTGGTAACTCACGAACATACACATATGTTCAAGAGCACTCGGTCGTGGATCCAAAGAGAAGTCTTTCGAGCTTCAGTCCACAAATGTGAGTACTCGTGACATACTCtcttttgacttttactttcAAGGTGTGCAGACATTTCTGCCTAGAGTTACAGCATTAGGCAAGACAgaagatttcagattttttttaaaggtacaTATTCTTATGAAGCTTTTCTATCTGTTTACAAAACATATTCCATTTGGATGTGtcaaccaaaaacaacaatgtctcGCTAGATTCACTTTTGTGACTTCCATTTGTCTGAACACATAAGCTTAGTGTGTGGAATCAGTCTTGCTTGTTCCACAGGTTGACAGCTCACATTTCAAAATGAACCTTCATAATGCTGCGTTCACATGCTCCCACTGTGAGCTGTGATTTTAAGACATTTCAACTAATTTGTCTCGTCATTCTTCTAACAGATCACTTTCACAACATGGTGTCTGTGGATGAAAAGTTAACATATAAACCACATCCTGAGGATAAAGACAGGTAAGTTTGTACATTTATTAGAcaacttaataaaaatgtatgagaTTCCAGCCCTTTTGACCatgatttttttcaaaactcTTCAACTGTAGAACAATCCTGACTCAGGAGGCTA comes from the Larimichthys crocea isolate SSNF chromosome VI, L_crocea_2.0, whole genome shotgun sequence genome and includes:
- the LOC104933616 gene encoding LOW QUALITY PROTEIN: PRELI domain containing protein 3B (The sequence of the model RefSeq protein was modified relative to this genomic sequence to represent the inferred CDS: inserted 4 bases in 3 codons), with product MQKYPNPMNPSVIGVDVLDRDIDXTGRLHSTRLLSTEWGLPSIVKSIIGNSRTYTYVQEHSVVDPXEKSFELQSTNVSTHHFHNMVSVDEKLTYKPHPEDKDRTILTQEAIISVXGVSLSSYLEGVMASTSLLTLERAVSHGVGIRRLNAEIEELAATARGTMRTPWRLRSLEMTPTSLFPHV